The Corvus moneduloides isolate bCorMon1 chromosome 5, bCorMon1.pri, whole genome shotgun sequence genome includes a region encoding these proteins:
- the LOC116444666 gene encoding radial spoke head protein 4 homolog A-like, which translates to MDQSPGLEPSQEPKDAYEHGHGPYQPHEPGYGLDQPGYSPYEDQIPDPQARMLAVKNAKAYLLKTSTRSGLNLYDHFANVLTKILDEQPANTVDIIEDISKDVKWAQFRKKMDTLRDEHLILPTFEAAEKCKALFVKEVGEEEREELDEEIGQPSLPNVMETAFYFEQAGIGLDKDESYYIFLSLKNLVNVQPIQTCRFWGKILGLEMNYIIAEVQLHEGEGGEEEETGEEEEETVAEGEKEMGEAEEEGEEKEKEAEPPKSTYKPPPEIPKEENGTGTNKYIYFVCNEPGKPWVKLPPVTPAQIVCARKIKKFFTGRLDAPVVSFPPFPGNEANYLRAQIARISAGTHVSPTGFYQFANEDEEEEEGDEYEENPEFEPPPVIEMVESLATWAHHVKGILKQGRCVWINPSQKSEENEEEEDEEEEEKEEEGEEQEEERGLPLLTLISEDEGMKNIPAWTAQASTNLIPQYSVAILQSNRWPGAYAFASGRKFDNIYFGWGHKYSPESHTPALPPPAQAEYPSGPGITETVDPTVEEEIAFRIAQEEALAGEEEEEEEEEVEDD; encoded by the exons ATGGACCAGTCACCGGGATTAGAGCCTTCACAGGAACCAAAAGATGCCTATGAACATGGGCATGGCCCTTATCAGCCACACGAACCAGGTTACGGTCTTGATCAGCCCGGATACAGCCCATATGAGGATCAGATACCCGATCCCCAAGCCCGGATGCTGGCAGTCAAGAATGCAAAAGCCTATTTACTAAAGACTAGCACAAGATCTGGCCTGAACTT ATATGATCATTTTGCTAACGTACTAACAAAGATCCTGGATGAACAGCCCGCAAATACAGTAGACATAATTGAGGATATCAGCAAGGATGTGAAGTGGGCTCAGTTTCGGAAAAAAATGGACACTCTTCGAGATGAACATCTGATTCTTCCAACATTTGAAGCTGCAGAAAAGTGTAAAGCTTTGTTCGTCAAGGAAGTCGGTGAAGAAGAGCGTGAAGAACTAGATGAAGAGATA GGACAGCCCTCTCTACCAAATGTGATGGAAACAGCCTTTTATTTTGAGCAGGCTGGAATTGGCCTGGACAAAGACGAATCCTATTACATATTCCTTTCCCTTAAAAACCTAGTTAATGTTCAGCCAATCCAGACCTGTCGCTTCTGGGGCAAAATTTTGGGCCTGGAAATGAACTATATTATAGCTGAAGTACAGTTACatgaaggggaagggggagaggaggaggaaacaggagaggaagaagaggaaactgTTGcggaaggagagaaagagatggGTGAGGCTGAAGAAGAAggtgaggagaaagaaaaggaagctgaaCCACCGAAGTCCACCTATAAACCCCCACCTGAGAtcccaaaagaagaaaatgggacTGGGACTAATAAATATATCTACTTTGTCTGTAATGAGCCAGGCAAACCCTGGGTGAAGTTGCCTCCAGTGACACCAGCCCAGATTGTCTGTGCCAGGAAAATCAAGAAGTTCTTCACTGGTCGGCTGGATGCTCCTGTTGTGagctttcctccttttcccggAAATGAGGCCAATTACCTGCGTGCACAGATAGCTCGAATCTCAGCAGGAACCCATGTCTCTCCCACTGGATTTTACCAGTTTGCAAATgaggatgaagaagaagaagaaggagatgAATATGAAGAAAACCCCGAGTTTGAGCCTCCCCCTGTGATTGAAATGGTGGAGTCCCTCGCCACGTGGGCACACCATGTAAAGGGCATTCTAAAGCAG GGTCGCTGTGTTTGGATTAATCCTTCtcaaaaatcagaggaaaatgaagaagaagaagatgaagaggaggaagaaaaagaggaggagggagaagagcaagaggaagaaagaggacTACCCCTTCTTACTCTAATCTCTGAAGATGAAG GAATGAAAAACATCCCTGCTTGGACAGCTCAGGCTTCTACAAACCTGATCCCACAATATTCTGTTGCAATCCTGCAGTCTAACCGATGGCCTGGAGCTTATGCTTTTGCATCTGGCAG GAAATTTGACAACATCTACTTTGGCTGGGGTCATAAATACAGTCCAGAAAGCCACACTCCCGCACTGCCCCCGCCAGCGCAAGCAGAGTACCCTAGCGGGCCAGGAATCACTGAGACAGTAGACCCCACTGTGGAAGAGGAAATTGCTTTCAGGATTGCGCAGGAAGAAGCCTTAGCcggagaggaagaggaagaggaagaagaggaagtgGAGGATGAttaa